DNA from Nocardioides seonyuensis:
TGACCGAGGTCGACCTCGAGCCCGAGGGAGACGCCTTCTACCCCGTCTATGCCGCCGAGGAGTGGGTCGAGACCCGCCGCGAGATCGGCGAGGGGCTCGAGTGGGTCTGGCTGGAGCGCCGGCTGACGGCCTGACCCCTGGTTGTCAGCGCCTCCCGTGCTGCAGCGCCGACCATGTGTCGGCCGTGACCACGCCCGTGGCGTCCAGACCGAGACGCTGCTGGAGCCTGCGCACGGCAGTCGCGGTGCGGTCGGTGACGACTCCCGTCGGCTTCACCGACCGGAACCCGGCAGCGCGCAAGGACCGCTGCAGGCGCAGGGCCGGCTGGCCCGCAGCGCCGACCTTCAGCATGGGTGTCGAACCCTTGGCGAAGAGCGCGGTCCAAGTGGCGGCATCGGCCCTTCCCGTGACGCGGAGGTCGTGGCGGCGCTGGAAGGTCCGCACGGCCTTGAGGACGCCTCGGTCGAACTGACCGTCCAGCTTTCCGCGGTAGCGGGCGTTCTTCCTGAGCACGCACTGCAGCGTCTTGGTCCGGACGCCGCGACTGCCGGGCTTCAGTCGCGGATAGGTCCTGAAGTCGACGCGGGTCCTGCCACAGAGGCGGGTGGAGCGAGGAGGCTGCGCGCCGCCGTCGATCTCCATGAAGTTGCGGTCGATGGTGAGCGAGACGCCGCCGTACGTCGCGCTCGTGTGCGCCTCGTACTGGTGGACGCGCTGGCCTTCCCAGCTGCTCGGCCGCACCCACTGCGGGTCGATGGCGACGTCTGCGCGGCCGTTGTACCAGGCGTACCAGACGTGGTCGGGCATCACGTAGGAGCCGGGTGACAGGTTGTCGGCGTTGTCCAGGGCGTGGATGCCGGCAGAGACGCTGGAGTAGACGCCCGAGCGGTAGCCGAGGTCGTGCAGTGCGGAGGTCCAGCCGCTCAGGAAGCGAAGCGCGGAACGTCGGCAGTCGTCGTTCGTGACGTCGTAGCCGCCCTCGAGGTCGTACCACAGCGTGCTGGAGGCGGGGAGGCCGAGCTGCTGCGCGCGAGCCACGGCAGCAGCTGCCTCCGCGCGTCCACGTGCGTCGGCCGCGGCGTAGGAGCCCGCGGGGTTGGCATCGATCAGGTCGCCGTAGAGCGTGTGGCACGCGGCCTGCGGGCCGGCCCAGATCGGCAGGAGGCGCCATCCGCCGGCGCGCTGCCGAGCCACCCACGTGGCGTCGAGGTGCGGCTGGCCGGGGTCACTGGCGGTCGGCCGGCACGATGCCATCGACCCGCCGATGTAGATGCCCACACCGGAGAAGGGCGAGGAGGTCAACCACGCGTCCATCTGCTCCTGGGTCGGCGCGCACCGAGCGTCGAACGCGTAGCCGCTGAAGCCGTCGGGGCGACGTTCCGCGGCTGCGGCAGCCCCCATCGGGAGCAACGTGGCGCAGATGGCCAGCACAGCCACGGCGGCGATGCCGACACGCGCGCGGGCAGTGCTGAGGTGTGCAAGACGCATT
Protein-coding regions in this window:
- a CDS encoding glycoside hydrolase domain-containing protein; this encodes MRLAHLSTARARVGIAAVAVLAICATLLPMGAAAAAERRPDGFSGYAFDARCAPTQEQMDAWLTSSPFSGVGIYIGGSMASCRPTASDPGQPHLDATWVARQRAGGWRLLPIWAGPQAACHTLYGDLIDANPAGSYAAADARGRAEAAAAVARAQQLGLPASSTLWYDLEGGYDVTNDDCRRSALRFLSGWTSALHDLGYRSGVYSSVSAGIHALDNADNLSPGSYVMPDHVWYAWYNGRADVAIDPQWVRPSSWEGQRVHQYEAHTSATYGGVSLTIDRNFMEIDGGAQPPRSTRLCGRTRVDFRTYPRLKPGSRGVRTKTLQCVLRKNARYRGKLDGQFDRGVLKAVRTFQRRHDLRVTGRADAATWTALFAKGSTPMLKVGAAGQPALRLQRSLRAAGFRSVKPTGVVTDRTATAVRRLQQRLGLDATGVVTADTWSALQHGRR